The segment CTTTGGATTTGGGTGCTGATATCGTAATGCATTCGGCTACCAAATATCTTGGCGGACATTCTGATGTTATTGCCGGAGCTTTGATCATAAAAGACAAAGCATTAGGCGATGAATTACATTTCAAACAATTTGCCACAGGCGCAACGCTTGGACCAATGGATAGTTTCTTAGTTCTACGTGGCATAAAAACATTGCATTTACGTGTGCAACGTCATTGTGAAAATGGCGAAAAAATAGCGGCATTTTTAAGCAATCATCCGGAAGTGGAAACGGTTTATTATCCGGGATTGCCGAGTCATCCGTTTCATGATGTTGCCAAAAAACAAATGAGTGGTTTTGGCGGAATGGTTTCGTTTACTTTCAAATCAGGCAAAAAAGAAGATGCTGTTTCGTTTTTAGAAAAATTAAAAGTGTTCACTTTGGCGGAATCGCTTGGTGGTGTTGAGAGTTTGGCGAATCATCCGGCTTTAATGACACACGCTTCGATTCCGGAAGACAAGCGAAAAGAAATTGGAATTACCGATGATTTGGTTCGATTGAGTACCGGCGTTGAAGATATAGACGATTTATTAGCCGATATAGAACAAGCGTTTAGATAAAAAAAGCCTCGATAATTCGAGGCTTTTTTGTTTTATTGTTTGTTTAGAAACCGTAATTCACGCCAATCCCGATAACTTCTCTTGTTTGAAATCCGCGAAAAGCGTTGTCGTCATAAATCGTTTGAAACGATATATTGGTTGACAAATATTTATTGACTTTCATTACGATGTTTAATGTATAATCAATGTCAACATTTTGACCGTCTTCCAAGTAATTGGTATATAAATTCAGGATGTTCTCTGCGGTTACATTTTCTATCATGTTGAATTTATAGTAACCGTTAAGAGCAGCTCCAAATTCGCAACGAGAACTATCGCCTTGCGCCACACCAAAAGATGGCCCTAAATCGGTGAAGTGTTTGTGAACCAAAATTAATTTAGAGGTTGCCGGTGCAATGTTTATTTTCAAATTATCGTTTTTCTTCCACAACATACCAATCCCCAATTGGAAATAAGCCGGAGAGAAAAAATGGGAAATTTTCATTGTATTGTCTGCAGGATCAAAACCCGAATCGAATTGCGTTTTGAAGTTGAAAAAAGCGGAATAATACCATTCTCCGGTAGCTTTTTTACCAAGTAGCGAATTGAATTCCACACGATCATCCGTTTTTTGAAGATCCTGTCCTTGAAGTTTCGTCAAACCATAGTTAGCGAATGCTTTGTTATCCCATGTCCAGGTATCGCTTTTATAATTGAAATCATATTTCACCCCTGCGTTTCCCGAAACACTGCTTTGTCCACCGGCTAACCAGTTGTTGAAATTTGCTTGGTTAAGCAAGAATGTAAACATTCCTTTTTTCTCCCAACCTTTAGGCTTTTCCTCTTGGATTTTAGCAACTGTTTCTTCTGTTTTCTTTAGCAATTCTTTTTCATTCACCTGCGCAAAAACACTGGTAAAAGCTAATGCCAAAACTATCGTAAGTATAAATTTCTTCATTCCGTTTAGATTAAAATTTTATGGCGCAAAGATACTAATCCATTTAACCTAATGCAAACGGAATTATTTCCCTTTCTTGAACAACGGAACAGCCGAACAGGCTTCGCCGTACATTATGCTTTTAGCAAATGACTGTAGTTTTTGAATCGCCATGATATAAGCACTTTCGGGAACAGGTTTTTTGGAACATCCTTTTAAAATGACCGGTTTGTCTTGGTATTTTGAGTAATCCAAGGTTGGAAGAATTTCCTGGTAAAGTGCGGTTTCTAAATCGGATAGATTTCCCATAACCACTTTTTTGGCAAATGGAGAAAGATAAACTGTAACCAAAATGCTTGCCCAAGCCGGAATTATAGCATCCGTTGAACAATAAATAGCAACATACTGATTTTCATATTGCTTCCAATCGTGATTTTTCAGCGCTTCGCGAAAGTCTTTTTCTTTTAATAAAAAGCCTTCGAAAAGCCATTGCGAAATATCAATCTGCGTTCGAATGCCGTTTGGATAATAATCTTCCAAATCGAACACTTCGAGTACAGAGTTGGCAACTTTATTTACAATTTCATCTTGCATACTACAGCATTCCCAGTTCTAACTTAGCTTCTTCGCTCATTAAATCTTTGCTCCAAGGCGGATCAAAAGTAATTTCAACTTCGCAGGCTTTAACGGTATCTATTTTTTTTATTTTTTCTTCTACTTCTCGAGGCAACGTTTCTGCCACAGGACAATTTGGCGAAGTCAGTGTCATCAAAACTTTTACTTCATTATCTTCATTAATCATCACATCGTAGATTAATCCTAATTCGTAAATATCAACAGGAATTTCAGGATCGTAAATGCCTTTCAGCGTTTTCACCACATTTTCTCCTAAATTGATATCGTCTTTAAATTCTTCCATGTCTTTTAATTTTTTGCATTGAATGCCAATGCATACATTTTTATTTTTTTAATCATTGAAACCAAACCATTGGCACGTGTTGGTGATAAGTGTTCTTTTAGCCCAATTTCATCTATAAAATCAGTATTGGCATCCAGAATATCAGCTGCTTTCTGATTGGAAAAAGTCCGAATCAAAATCGCGATAATTCCTTTGGTCAGAATCGCATCGCTATCGGCAGTAAAAACTACTTTGTCTCCAATTTGCTCTGCATGAACCCAAACCTTCGACTGACAGCCTTTGATAATATTATCTTCGGTTTTGTATTGTTCATCAATCAGCGGTAATGATTTCCCTAAATCGATGATATATTCGTAGCGTTGCATCCAATCGTCAAACATTGAAAACTCGTCAACGATTTCGTTTTGTATTTCTTGTATTGTCATTCTTTTTCTTTAGCTAATGAAACTATTTTGTTAACTAATTTTTCAATTTCCGCTGGCGGAAATCCGTGATCAAACTCAGTTGTTTCATAGTTTTTATCCTGGTATCTTATTTTCAGATTGGCAATCGCAGCACCATCATAAAATCTCTTTTGAGTTGGGTCTTTTAAAGTTGGTACTTTTTCTAAATCAATCTTTTCAAAATAGCCAATGATTTCTTTCCAGTCTTTATCAGAAATGGTGATTTCTTCGGGAGATTTTTCGCCTTCTCTATCTCTTGAAATAGTCGCTTTTTGATTGGTAACAACAATTTTTTGAAAAAAACCACGTGTATTGGCTGTGTATTGCAATGTTGCATTGGCAATATCATTTTGTGCTTCGTTGCCGCAACCTTTCGCAAGGAAAATAGTTAGAAAAATTAAACTAAATGTCTTCATAATTTTTGTTTTTTTAGCCCGGATTATCTCACTGTTTTTTATTTTTAATTGGTGTTCGATGAACACTTCGTGTTTGCAACGGCATCCTTTTTTGTTTTAGAAAAAGCCCTTCGACTGCGCTCAGGGTGACAAAACAAAAAAGATACAGTGGAAAGCCGGAAATAGCTTCTAACCCAACATCATTTGTGCTTTTTTCAATGCTTCAATCATCAAATCTATTTCTTCCTTGGTATTATAAAAAGCAAAACTTGCTCTTATCGTTCCTGGGATTTTATAAAAATCCATAATCGGCTGTGCGCAATGATGTCCGGTTCGTACAGCAATGCCCAGTTTATCGATAATCGTGCCAACATCATACGGGTGAATTCCTTTGAAATTAAACGAAATTACCGATGCTTTCTTATTCAAATCCTTTGTTCCATAAATCTCAATGCCTTCTAATTCCAATAACTTTTTTGTTCCATATTCCAACAATTCTCTTTCATAGGAAGCGATGTTGTCAAACCCAACTTCATTCATATAATCGATGGCAGTTCCAAAGGCAATTCCGCCACAAATATTTGGTGTTCCTGCTTCAAACTTATGAGGTAAATCGGCATAGGTTGTTTTTTCAAAAGTCACTGTTGCAATCATTTCGCCACCGCCTTTGTATGGTGGTAATTTTCGCAGCCATTCTTCTTTTCCGTACAACATTCCAACGCCGGTTGGACCGCACATTTTGTGAGCCGAAGTTACATAAAAATCTACATTCAATGCCTGAACATCCGGTTTTAAATGCGGACAAGCTTGTGCTCCATCAATTAAAACAGCAGCTCCGGCCTTATGCGCTTTTTCGATTATAAATTCAATTGGATTGATTGTTCCCAAACCATTTGAAATGTGATTACAAACCACCAATTTGGTTTTATCCGAAAGCAATTTTTCGTATTCATCCATCAGCAATTCGCCATCATAATTCATCGGAATGACCAATAACTTTGCGCCTGTATGTTCACACAACATCTGCCAAGGCACAATATTGCTGTGATGTTCCAATGCAGAAACAATGATTTCATCATCCTTTTTTAACAAGGCCGCAAAACCATTGGCAACCAAATTGATACCTTCGGTGGTTCCTGAAGTAAAGATAATTTCATAATTATGCTTCGCATTAAAGTGTCGCTGAATTTTAAGTCGGGCTTCCTCATAAGCATCCGTTGCCAGTTGGCTCAAGGTATGAACACCACGATGAATATTGGCGTTATATCGTGAATAATAATCTACTATGGCATCAATTACAACTTGCGGTTTTTGCGAAGTCGCGCCATTATCAAAATAGACAAGCGGTTTTCCGTTTACCTTCTGATTAAGAATCGGGAATTCGGCTCTGATTTTATTTATATCTAACATTTCTTTATTTAGAAAAATTCTAAATACAAAAGTAGAGAATTAAGCGCTTTTGACCACTATATTTTTTTACTTTTACTTATCTGCGTATAATTCTAATTTATAATGAAAAAATTCCTCAAAGTTTTTGCTGTTTTATTGCTTATTCTTCTTGTTTATTTACGTATTGAAATTTATCCTCAACTCGATTTGATTTCGGGATTTTCAGCTAAAAGCGTGGCTTCCGGACATTTTATTGATGGTAGAAGTTTGTTAACTATTGAACAAGGCGACAATGATATTGATAAGATAGATTGGGCAACTAATAAAATTGATGACAGCCAATATTATGTCACTTCAGCTGTTTATGGCTTGAAAAAAAGAAAAGCAATTTATCGCGAAGGTTTAGGGGCGACCTTAATCAATGATGATTTTGATGTTACAAAACCATATGACGTTCCTAAACGAACTAAAATCAATAACAATCTTCCTTATCCTTTTGGAAATCTGGAAGCAAAAGACACCGTCTTTGACAATGTTGATTATAAAAAATTAAAAGCGGCTGTCAACAATGCTTTTGATGCGAAAGAAGAGAAATTGAAACGAACGCGTTCTGTAATTGTAATTTACAAAGACAAAATCATTGCTGAAAGTTATGCCTTTGGTTTCAACAAAAACTCTAAAATTTTAGGCTGGTCGATGACTAAAAGTTTGACAGCTACTTACTTCGGAATTCTTCAAAAACAGGGCAAAATAGATATTATGAAGCCTGCACCAATTGTCGAATGGAAGAATGATGAGCGTTCCAAAATTACCCTCAATGATTTATTACATATGAATTCGGGATTGGAATGGGAAGAAGATTATAGCAAGATTTCGGATGTGACTAAAATGCTTTTTCAAGCCGAGGATATGACTAAATCGCAAGCTGAAAAACCAGCGAAATACAAACCAAATACACATTGGAATTACTCTTCTGGAACGACAAATCTGTTATCCGGAATCTTGCGAAAACAATTCAAAACGCATCAGGAATATTTAGACTTTTGGTATTCATCTTTGTTTGATAAAATCGGTATGAGCTCGGCTTTAACAGAAACCGATATGGCCGGCAATTTTGTCGGTTCCTCTTATGGTTGGGCAACAACAAGAGATTGGGCGAAGTTTGGTTTGTTGTATTTACATAAAGGAAACTGGAACGGCGAACAGCTTTTTGATGAAAGTTGGGCGAAATATGTTGCCACACCAACCGCCAGTTCAAACGGAAGATATGGCGCACAGTTTTGGCTAAACGCTGGCGGCTATTTCCCGGATGTGCCAAAGGATATGTTTTACTGCAGTGGTTACCAAGGTCAAATGGTAGCGATTTTTCCATCACAGAATTTGGTGATTGTCAGAATGGGTTTAAGCGAGGATTTTGATTTTAACAAATTTTTGAGAGATGTAATTGGGAGTTTCAAGAAGTAATTAATATGAAAAAGAATCTAACAAACGGCTGGAGTACTTTATATTATTGCGTTGACATAATATTCTTTATCTTTTCAATCGGGCTTTTTATTTACAGCCTTTATGTGGGCGAAAAAAAGCTGATTTTATTCTGTTTGCTTTACCTTTTTTGGAATTATTGGTTCTTTTTCCGAAAGCGGAATAAATTCAAGGAAATTACCTTTGACGAAGAAAATATTTATTTTGATCAAAAGGTTATAAGTTACACAGACATTGTCAGAATCAAATTTGGCAAAATTGAATTTACAGATTCGGCCGAAGAAAAATTCATCCTTTTTATGACAATTCCAGTCTTCAATAATCTTGATGACCTGATTGAAAACCATGAAAAAGCAGTAACTCTATAAAACAAAAAAGGCTGTCATTCGACAACCTTTATTTTATAAATCAAATCCTAAATTCACACCGAGTTTTGTCGCGATGATTTTGGTAATTCGTTGTTTTAGTTCAGGGATTTTGATGCTTTCGATAACTTCATTGCTGAAAGCATACATCAATAAAGCTTTGGCTTCTTTCTTCGGAATTCCGCGTTGCTGCATATAGAACATCGCGTTTTCATCTAATTGCCCAATCGTGCAACCGTGGGAACATTTTACATCATCAGCAAAGATTTCCAATTGTGGTTTGGCGTTGATTGTGGCTT is part of the Flavobacterium sangjuense genome and harbors:
- a CDS encoding cystathionine gamma-synthase, which gives rise to MKFNTKVIHGGQHHEEVTGAVMPPVFQTSTYAQTSPGKPVGDYEYSRAANPTRQALEDALASIENGARGLAFSSGLAATDCLLRLFKAGDEIIAMDDLYGGTYRMFTRIYKDSGLKFHFVDMNDMAKFQSLINENTKLVWVETPTNPLMKLADIQEIAKITKAKNILFAVDNTFATPYLQKPLDLGADIVMHSATKYLGGHSDVIAGALIIKDKALGDELHFKQFATGATLGPMDSFLVLRGIKTLHLRVQRHCENGEKIAAFLSNHPEVETVYYPGLPSHPFHDVAKKQMSGFGGMVSFTFKSGKKEDAVSFLEKLKVFTLAESLGGVESLANHPALMTHASIPEDKRKEIGITDDLVRLSTGVEDIDDLLADIEQAFR
- a CDS encoding DUF3078 domain-containing protein; the encoded protein is MKKFILTIVLALAFTSVFAQVNEKELLKKTEETVAKIQEEKPKGWEKKGMFTFLLNQANFNNWLAGGQSSVSGNAGVKYDFNYKSDTWTWDNKAFANYGLTKLQGQDLQKTDDRVEFNSLLGKKATGEWYYSAFFNFKTQFDSGFDPADNTMKISHFFSPAYFQLGIGMLWKKNDNLKINIAPATSKLILVHKHFTDLGPSFGVAQGDSSRCEFGAALNGYYKFNMIENVTAENILNLYTNYLEDGQNVDIDYTLNIVMKVNKYLSTNISFQTIYDDNAFRGFQTREVIGIGVNYGF
- a CDS encoding DUF2480 family protein codes for the protein MQDEIVNKVANSVLEVFDLEDYYPNGIRTQIDISQWLFEGFLLKEKDFREALKNHDWKQYENQYVAIYCSTDAIIPAWASILVTVYLSPFAKKVVMGNLSDLETALYQEILPTLDYSKYQDKPVILKGCSKKPVPESAYIMAIQKLQSFAKSIMYGEACSAVPLFKKGK
- a CDS encoding SUF system Fe-S cluster assembly protein — encoded protein: MEEFKDDINLGENVVKTLKGIYDPEIPVDIYELGLIYDVMINEDNEVKVLMTLTSPNCPVAETLPREVEEKIKKIDTVKACEVEITFDPPWSKDLMSEEAKLELGML
- a CDS encoding SufE family protein, which translates into the protein MTIQEIQNEIVDEFSMFDDWMQRYEYIIDLGKSLPLIDEQYKTEDNIIKGCQSKVWVHAEQIGDKVVFTADSDAILTKGIIAILIRTFSNQKAADILDANTDFIDEIGLKEHLSPTRANGLVSMIKKIKMYALAFNAKN
- a CDS encoding aminotransferase class V-fold PLP-dependent enzyme, encoding MNYDGELLMDEYEKLLSDKTKLVVCNHISNGLGTINPIEFIIEKAHKAGAAVLIDGAQACPHLKPDVQALNVDFYVTSAHKMCGPTGVGMLYGKEEWLRKLPPYKGGGEMIATVTFEKTTYADLPHKFEAGTPNICGGIAFGTAIDYMNEVGFDNIASYERELLEYGTKKLLELEGIEIYGTKDLNKKASVISFNFKGIHPYDVGTIIDKLGIAVRTGHHCAQPIMDFYKIPGTIRASFAFYNTKEEIDLMIEALKKAQMMLG
- a CDS encoding serine hydrolase domain-containing protein, which codes for MKKFLKVFAVLLLILLVYLRIEIYPQLDLISGFSAKSVASGHFIDGRSLLTIEQGDNDIDKIDWATNKIDDSQYYVTSAVYGLKKRKAIYREGLGATLINDDFDVTKPYDVPKRTKINNNLPYPFGNLEAKDTVFDNVDYKKLKAAVNNAFDAKEEKLKRTRSVIVIYKDKIIAESYAFGFNKNSKILGWSMTKSLTATYFGILQKQGKIDIMKPAPIVEWKNDERSKITLNDLLHMNSGLEWEEDYSKISDVTKMLFQAEDMTKSQAEKPAKYKPNTHWNYSSGTTNLLSGILRKQFKTHQEYLDFWYSSLFDKIGMSSALTETDMAGNFVGSSYGWATTRDWAKFGLLYLHKGNWNGEQLFDESWAKYVATPTASSNGRYGAQFWLNAGGYFPDVPKDMFYCSGYQGQMVAIFPSQNLVIVRMGLSEDFDFNKFLRDVIGSFKK